The Triticum aestivum cultivar Chinese Spring chromosome 6D, IWGSC CS RefSeq v2.1, whole genome shotgun sequence genomic sequence CCTTTTCCCTGCTATATATACACCGCACCGGCACGCCACACCCGTCAGCAAGCAACATTAACTCACTTGTTGAGCTCCACACTCCAGCTCCAGCGCAGCCTCAGAGTGCAGAGGAGAGTGAGTGGGCATGGGCGAGGAGGCCAATTGCGACGCCGTGATGGAGGCcggcaacggcaacggcaaggCCAAGGAGAACGGCCACGCCACAGCCGTTTTGGCCATGCCGGACGTCAAGGCCGACGACGCCGTGGTGGCGCCCGCCGACCCTCGCCTGCAGGGCATCTCCGACGCCATCCGCGTCGTCCCGCACTTCCCCAAGCAAGGTAGGTCCTCCCCTCTCTTGGTCTTGACTCTTGATCCATCCAGCAGCGCAGCGCACGACCGACATAAAACTTGCTTGTTGGGTCGCATCGCAGGCATCATGTTCAACGACATCACGACGCTCCTGCTGCGGCCCGGGGTGTTCAAGGACGCCGTGGACATGTTCGTGGAGCGCTACCGCGGCATGggcatcgccgccgtcgccggtaACCCACCCGTCCCTCCTTAGTAGTAATTCCCCCATGCATGTACGTGCTAGTACTTTGTCTAGCTCCCGCTCCGTCTTCGTCCCGTCCTTTGAAGGCAAAGAAGAGGCAGAGGGTGGTAGAGAAGGAGGGCTGGGCTGAGCTGTTGGCAGCGTAGTGTAGTGTTGTGAGATTCCATCCATTCCGTAATATCTTTGGGGGAGATCTCCCGTGGTCCTTTTGCTCCCCCATGCTTGTCGTCGCCCGGGTGCGCTTTTTCGCATCACTCTACTCACCCGTCCTTCGCCTTTTCTCGGGAGGACAATATCATATAGCAGCCACAATAATAGTCCCACGCCAGTTCCTGCTAACTAAGCTTTGCCACACCCTTCATCTTAGTAGAAGATGTGCCACTGTGTGTTGTGCCACTACCAAATCGCTAGTACTACTGTGCATGTGAGTAGGAGTTCTGGCGGTCACGGTTGGTAATGGTGGCGTGGTGGTAAAACGGTGCTGCGTCGGCCGTTTCCGGTCACGGGTCGAGGGCTGCCTACCAAAACGGAAAGTCGGGCGTCTGGTACGTTGTGCATGTGGGGGTTATGGTCTTTTATGCTAAGATATTGATAATGCCATGGCCATATGGTCGATCTCTCGTCGGGGCGTGCTCAAAAGCTCCATTTTCTCTCTCTCTGAGGAATCGGCAGGTGAGCTGCTCGCCAAGTATATTATCAGGTCAGAACAAGGCggctctttttttcttttcatgGCGTTGTTTAGAACTAGACTAGAGGAATGTATGCGTCGACAGACCCGACCCGGCCTCGCAGAGTGCGTGCGTGCGAGCCAGAATGTTTGGCACATGACGCGGTCGCgcttctctcctttttttcaaAGCCCGTGGGCCGTGACGAGTCGGAGGGGATCTGCCGCATTCAATAGCGTATCCGGGGCGCATGTAGAAGCCCTGGCACGGGCAGATCTCGCGGCCAGCGAGGGGACCAGGTCTCAAGGTCCCCCGTGGTCCGACGGCCGCGGCCGTGTCTGCCGGGGATCGGACGGTGGGTCGCCGCGGTACACCGGACGGACGGATAGGCGCCTGTAGCACCCCGTTTGCTCTGAGGTCATGCATGTGGCCAATCTGCCGTCGTTTTCACGGGAAAGTACTGCTTCTCAGATTTTGCTTTGTTCCTTTGTTGGATCCTCTGTCTGCTTTGCTTCTGCGATTCCTTGCTGGTCCTGGATTTTCCATTATGTTTCCTCATAacctctcctcctcttttctttACTAGACTAGACTAGAGTATCTTATTCTCGACTAAATCTAAATGGAGTTATTATGTTGTGTGTCATCATCTTATTATACTGATACTAGAATGCTATAGTACTCTAGTAAAGATTATTTTAGATGTGTTAGCCGAAGCGTAGGAGCATTCTTCTGACTTGTTTGTTTCCATCCTTCAGGGATTGAGGCGAGAGGATTTATATTTGGCCCCGCGATTGCACTAGCCATCGGTGCCAAGTTCATTCCGTTGCGTAAGCCTAAGAAACTCCCAGGTGAGCTCCCCTCAAAAAGGTTCCTTTCTGCATAATTGCCATGCTCTGGAACCTGTTGCCATTTGTCTATTCAGCTGTGCGATAACGACCTAGTCGAGTAAATTTGTTTCCATCTTTTTCTCGTGCGAGCAAGTAAAGCCGCAAGTAAAACTGGTAATCTGGAAGTAAATAAactttacacacacacacacacacacaaaaagttgTCAGCCCCTTTATGCAGCAGCGCATGATGAAACCTGAAGAAATTTGCAGACATTCAGTACCATCTCCCTTTGCAGTTTCCAGCACATGTTCTATTACTTTTTTTTAAATGCTTGCTGAGGCATGGGCAGGAGCTCTGCTCTGCCATTTCATATTTTCATATAAGAAGAAAAGAGTTGCCCGGTTAATTTGAGGAAAACCGGGCGAACACCAAATTATTACAGACACTAAAGACAGAAAAAGAAAACTAGAGGTTGGTGGCAGGGTTTAGGCAAGATATTGTGTGGTCAATTTAAAGTTTTTTTCCAAAccgcaaaaaaataatataaaactgaaGTATTTTTCCAGCACACGGATGCGCTAACATTTTCTTTTACGAACatg encodes the following:
- the LOC123144817 gene encoding adenine phosphoribosyltransferase 2 isoform X2 encodes the protein MGEEANCDAVMEAGNGNGKAKENGHATAVLAMPDVKADDAVVAPADPRLQGISDAIRVVPHFPKQGIMFNDITTLLLRPGVFKDAVDMFVERYRGMGIAAVAGEVISETYVLEYGTDCLEMHVGAIEPRERVLIVDDLVATGGTLCAAINLMERAGADVVECACLIGLPKFKDFYKLNGKPVYVLVESLEYEK
- the LOC123144817 gene encoding adenine phosphoribosyltransferase 2 isoform X1: MGEEANCDAVMEAGNGNGKAKENGHATAVLAMPDVKADDAVVAPADPRLQGISDAIRVVPHFPKQGIMFNDITTLLLRPGVFKDAVDMFVERYRGMGIAAVAGIEARGFIFGPAIALAIGAKFIPLRKPKKLPGEVISETYVLEYGTDCLEMHVGAIEPRERVLIVDDLVATGGTLCAAINLMERAGADVVECACLIGLPKFKDFYKLNGKPVYVLVESLEYEK